Within the Salvia hispanica cultivar TCC Black 2014 chromosome 4, UniMelb_Shisp_WGS_1.0, whole genome shotgun sequence genome, the region gCATATTAGTGtggatataaatcaaatagttgcgaaataatgaaatatcatCTTTTCTCAAGCTGAAGCTATGATTCTTTTCAAGTTGTTGCCATGCCCtaaatgtttgttttaatgaatggaatggaatggaatgatgGGTGACCGTCGGATATTACCACCTCCCCGACACTTGACTGGAATGGAATGATGGGTGACCGTGGGAGATTACCACCTCCCCGGCACTTGATTGGAATGGAATGATGGGTGACTGTGGGAGATTACCACCTATGGGTGACTGTGGGAGATTACCACCTCCCCGACActtgaatggaatggaatgatgGGTGACCGTGGGAGATTACCACCTCCCCGAGAATGGAATCAAGGGTGATCGGGGGAGATTACCACCTCCCCGGCACTTGATTGGAATGGAATGATGGGTGACCGGGGGGAGATTACCACCTCCCCGAAACATGACTGGAAttgaatggaatgaaatgatGGGTGACCGTAGGAGATTACCACCTCCACGACACTTGAGTGGAATGGAATGATGGGTGACCGTGGGAGACTACCACCTCCCCGACACTAGactggaatggaatggaatgatgAATGCTGAATGATGAATAATGAATTAGGAACGACGAAAGAACTTAGTCTGCAATCGAACTCTTAGCTCACAAAAGAACTTAGTAAGCTCTGgtcttttaagaaaaaccctCGTGTGTTACTGTGATAGCTTGACAACTATTTAATGTATgttttgcttttcggcacgtgtccactgagtactcTTGTACTCAACCCTGCATGTATTGTAAGTatgcaggttgaacgtcaaGAGGATGGAGTGATGATCGGAGTCAATGTAATCAAATAATCAAGTGGATCTTCCAACGatttgtgtcttcatacacgaagTCATTTAATAAGGACTTATTACACTGTGCTTTTGTGAAGTGAGAATTGTAGAATCTCACCATCAACTCTGATTTAATGGTGGAGATgtttattctattttcaagATCATGTAATTAAATACTTGGCTTCTATGATATCAATAGACTTGGCCTTTGTGCAAATTCTCAAGTTCTAGCCCTTTTctttccccgcttctttaatccctCTCATTAGTCGCGGTTTATCCGCtttcgctatccttagcaaaatgcggtcgtgacagaatggtatcagagcctcatTTTCTTTCCTGCTCCGAGATCAAAACATTTCTTCAGGTCAAGATCTAGACTTGTTCACTAGGTCATTCTAAGTAATCGACTCGATCAACACTCTAAGACGTTCAACCAACCAAGTTGAAAGTTGAAGAAGTGGAATTTTGAGATAGCTGAGGCAAAgtgtgacaaaaaaaaatttctagtCAAGGAAACGAAAGAATCTAGAGGATATAGGAACTTCCCTAAAgaatatactccttccgtcccggctaagatgacacattgcttagccggcacaggattttaggagttattggttaaagtgtttaattggagagagaggaggtgggtgtaagtattaaagtggagagataaaggaagatggatattttaataggagtgagaaaaagtggttgagtgtattaattgaagagagaaagttaccaaaaaaggaaatgtgtcatcttatttgggacaaactaaaaggaaaacgtgtcatcttaagcgggacggagggagtagtttaaAATGGGACTACGAATGATGAACCATAAATCCTATAATTGCTTTCCTGAGCAACAATTTGAGACGATGCTAGGCAAAGTTAAGCACGAAAGCGTGATCCACAGCGATACGACGTTGCGCGCAAGAGGAGCCGACGCCCAATGCATAAGGGCATAAGAAGGGCAAATGTTGTAAAGGAAGACGGGGAACGATGCTATAAGGAATAGCACAAGATAGATCCTCACCGTGGCTAAGACACTCGAGTAGATCCGAAAGAAGTTATCGATTCCATCACATTTCACGAGACCCTATGGCAACATTAGAAGTAAGATATGAACTTAGCTTGATGACATTAGATCACACAGCATAGTGGCTATAGTTGATGACTTCCCTAACATGGATTTTCATACATCAATTCGTTTCCTTTTGAGTACCTTCGACGAACTCTAGATGTTCTCACCACGTGGATGAAATAGACGATTTTAATCAGCAGTACTTACTTGGATTTCCAGAAAATCTCTTTCTTTGAACGTCCATAACGGAAGTACCTTCCTGTCTATTTAACACTCTTGATCGACCTGCATTTTTCAAAGCAGGGTGTCAATCTTTCCCTCTTTCTATGAAAATTGTGACTCATTTTCAGTTCAAAGATCATGGTTAGaaattttctttcatataCCTTGAGCTACTTGCATTGCAAATCAATGTGCCACTTCCTATCTTGGGTACATCAGATCGCTATACACTTTCAGTTTGCATAAGCACGAGCTCTGctcttatatttttcaaacatgTCGATTGGCGACAACTTTTGTTACTCATCATTAGTACGAGCGATATTTTGACTTCGCAAGCCCAATCGCATTGTTATTCTAAAGTTGTATCTCTCCAGAACCATCAGACTAAGCTCGTTTTCTTAGACCTCATCTTAATGAATGACGTATTCTTCTTGGAATTCCCGTCAACTCTGGTTATTTTGCAAACATGTATATGACAAGTTCTTTCCTCCAAGAATGAGATTTTCTCATGTTCAATTGACTACATGTTTGTTCCAACTTGAAAATCTTATCAACTTCATTCTTGATAAGTTACTTTGGCTATTAGCCCAGAGGTTTATCTCCTTGGAAATTTTCTTGACAAACTTGAGAATTATTGAATAGGATTCCAATTGCACTAgctttgacattttttttaaaggttGGTCAGCGCAGCTTCATGGCAATTTCCTACACTTCTACGTACTCCTACGACTGACTCTTCCAAGCTTAACACATTTGAGCCATCAATCTATTATTAGCAACATCCTCTTGAATCTGAACGATCAACTGGACCATACTATTTGATGCCTACTATGAGAACTCGAATTTAATTCGTTCCGTTCTATTTCGAGACATGTTTGATCTCTTTCGAGAAACTCAAAAGCTCTATTGTTTACTTGAAACCTCTTAACCCATGTAATCCTCTGAAGGGACGTGATAAGTTCATTAAACTTAGTCCTGATTTCCTTGTAAACCAATCTTTGCGAGTTGGCAATTAATTCACAGAACCTCACCAGAGATGTTATTCTTGCCACCTTGAGTAATTTGAATAATCTCCCAAGACagtgatttattttcaatatttcatcGATCTAAAATCAGTATCATCCAAGTTAAGACTGTTTGACTAAATTCCCAATGCAAGACTCTCAACGAAGGGAAAGCCTTGATCCTTTTCAAATATCTATGAGAAATAAGTCCTGATGGACAGACATGAGTAAAAATGATCCACCCAACGACCTAGTCATGCCACACGAATTAGATAAGAATAGTTGATCGATGGATATACATATAACGAATAGAAATAAGTGAGCTATGAGGAAAAGCCAAAAGCAATCTTGGACAGAAAAGTGCAATAGTTAAGGAATAAGTTTATCACTTCGGTGAAAGTACTGTGGTAGCACCACGGGCAGGAAGAAGCTATATCAGAGTTGGAAGATAAGATGAATGAGCGTTACCTCGAGCTTTTCTAATAGAGTTGCACAAATTTCGggatgaaattatttaaaggGGGGTGGAATGTGACGTCCTGGAATTTCGTTCTTTTCTTACGAGATAAACTGGATTTattagcttaattaattttctgtttAGAAGACGTGTGATCGTAGAATTCTCGTTGTATTTTCGACTTTGGATTAATCTAAGTATTTTGTTGAGAAAGATAAAGTGCGAGGAAAGTATTATTTCAAGGgtaaagtggagaaaatacTTTTGATTTAGAAATGTAGAATATACGTGTGTATTAAGGTACAATACATGCTACAAGTTGAGATATCTGGAGGAAAGGGACAACACATCCCAAGCTACTCTACCCTTCCTAGCTACACAAAAGATTccattcttctttttcctctctccacTCGATTCCACCCCCACAAAGCTTCAAAGGGACAACCAAGTTACACCAAGGATCCTACAAATGTGATACACCAAAAGGGTATTAGAAATGGATCAATAAAAAGTAGAATCTTGGAGCTTcatcaaaatggtaaaatgccAAGTTGTACTAGACTATGCATTGCATCATCATCCTGCCAAGAGGGAAGGAGAAAACAAAGTAACAAGGGCCATGATCTCATCAAAGATACCTTCCCAAGACTTTCAcaaattaagtaaagaaaCATTATACCAAGGCCGAAAAAGAGATAGAGTGAGGATAAATTGCTCAAGGGCAAGTGAGACCAACACGAGTAAATGAATTGAGGAATAAGCATATCAGGTGGACTTTTGAACTAAAGTGTTTTAGTGAGCTTTCAGTTTAAAGTATGTTTACAGTTTTTatgagtagtatattttagtgAGCTTTCTACTTAAGACATGATCTTacgtgggctttcttttaatatccagCATATTAGTTtggatataaatcaaatacttgcgaaattatgaaatatcaTCTTTTCTCAAGATGAAGCTTTGATTCTTTTCAAGTTGTTGTCATGCCcaaaatgtttgttttgatgAATGGAATGGAAAGGAATAGAACAGAATGATAGGTGACCGTGGAAGATTACCACCTGATTGGAATGGAATGATGGGTGACCGTGGGAGACTACCACCTCCCCGACACTTGactggaatggaatgaaatgaaatgatggGTGAACGTGTGAGATTACCACCTCCCCGACACTTGactggaatggaatggaatgatgAATGAATGGAATGATGAATGCTAAATGATGAATAATGAATTAGGAACGATGAAAGAACTTAGTGTGCAGTCGAACTTTTAGCTCACAAAAGAACTTAGTtagctcgggccttttaagaaaaaccctcgtgtgttactgtgatggctTAGTTGATtaacttggattttacatggttttagagagtagttttacttggttttgatcatatattgtgtactttgagacatggttatagctacttctctattatgttggtattttgaccattttgtgaacaatgtgtagaaaaatgtacaaaacaTGTTGATGTGCAGCTGCTCAATGTTCGAGACAGCTtttctggagattttgaattCCGATTCGCATGTaatgcataccattctcttcgtcttcgaaagagcttcgcgtggatattTTAACGTCTCAaccggagttcggtagaagaagttacgGCCGTTTTAATAAGACTGCACAGAGCAGTGACAtagctggcgacccgccagcaaaagatgagaaaaatgtcgtaagcagctggcgactcgccagcttcaacgcacacccaacctggcgacccgccagcttCGTTCGACAGTTTATTTCGGGCCCAAAGTCAACCCTAGGCatatatatgcctaggaaacgcctccaaacacaacttacacgcctcctaccccaaaaatatcactttttcacctaggaagaagagaagaatgagcagaggacgagtattcatcgcaagattgaagacgaagcctccaatccgcccaatccaattctaggaTTTCCTACCTTTagctttatttttgttcaaacaatgtttttgaatatttctttgacttttgtgttgaacatgagtagctaaatccttcgtagagttctacgggggagatacaatgattcttatgtttaagtgatctcctttttctatgccttggctcatgtggttattttgatttcttctgtgcttatacatctatttgactgatcaccttataaatgcatgtggattttactacaagaactgagaagtgagtagtttaatttgaaagagaagaaattgacgtctttTCCAACataatcgagagatttgagcctttgaatgaagctaagtatcttaggagctattaGGAGTTGTTTCCTTAGTTCTAGGTAGGAGACTTCAGTTCTAGGttgcaatctacaaattatatgctttgagaaaagatatagttttaccttagtgatagcttaataacccttgagaccctttgttggcatagttaggaagttagttgagcataggatagttgttatcgatcccgtaggattctacTCTTCTCATCCTTGATCTACATCCGTTTTCTTATTTGCTCTCAGTTCtctagttgtttttaattgtttttacctttCTTTTAAGTAGATTTAGAAAACCCAAAACATTCcgattcatctagatagtagttgaggttggttcgtggtaattaggttgacactgattgtctctgtggatacgatactctttgcttactatttgctacattagccccgtacacttgcgggtatacttgtgttaaaaataagttgagtcaagtttttggcgccgttgccgggaaCAATTTTGTGTTACTATAGCCTAATATcgtgataaaaattaagattacTAATCTAGATTttacttgctttatttttcttttctttttgagttattctcacttttgtgtttttcttttcaggTTGTATGCTCACTCGCTCTAAGGGGCAACCATTAGAGTTATTCGATCCTGAGATCGAAACATTCAACCGAAGGAGAAACGCTCAGAGAAGGCTCAACCGAAAGCGATCAATTTCGCCTCTTAAGAGAGAACCGCGTATTCCTGTTGCGATAACAATAGCGGACAACGGAGAGAACAATGCACCACATCCAGATCCGGTAGTCCAACAACTCCAATTACAACTTGCAGATTTGGTGAAACaggttaaagaaaaaaatgaactacAAGCCACAGTGCCAGTGCAAAACATGTACGCTTACAGAGAGGTGGAGAACCCACCAATTGGCAATGATGGGATCGATGCCAATCATTTTGAGCTCAAGCCAGGATTGCTTAATATGGCTGAGGCTAATGCTTTTGCGGGGAATGCCAACGAAGATCCCAACAAGCATCTCACTAAGTTTATTCAGATCAGTAACACGGTGAAGCTTAATGGGGTGAGAGATGAACTAATCAGATTAAGGTTATTCTCATTTTCCTTGAGAGATGATGCCAGAGACTGGTACGACAGCATGGGGTCAGGATCTGTTAAAACTTGGGATGCCATGGTAGACTTATTTTTGGAGAAGTACTTCCCACCCAGCGAAGTTCTAAAAAGGCAAGCAGAGATAATTCAGTTCCAGATGAAACCTCATGAGACAATCCGAGAAGCATGGGCTAGATTCAAGACACTGCTGAAAAGATGCCCCAAGCATGGTCTAAGTCCGGGACACCAAGTCATAACTTTTTACAGGGGGTGTACTCCAGATGCAATGCGTGAACTGAATTGGAGTGCAGGAGGAGCACTCCTTCAATTAGGAGAGAATGATGCCATGCAAGTGATTGAGATAGTAGCTTCCACTGATGAAGGATGGAATAATGAAAGAAACAAGTCATACAGGGTGGCCTCTGCTACAGAAGATGATAGGATAGACAGAATGTCAAAGCAGCTAGATCTTTTGACCACTCAACTGGGGATCATGGAGATGAGGCAACCTGGACCAGAACTGCAAGGAGGAGTTGAAGGTGTCAACTATGTGCACCAAGGGGGGAATAACATGAACTTCAACAACTATCGCCACAACCAAGGTGGTGGTAACTATAACAACTATGGTAACAAAGTGCACCCCAATCTCTCATATGGGAATCCACACAATACTCTACAACCACCGCCAGGATTCACAGTGTCTAATGGGTTGGTAGAACAGCAAAAAAAGCCTACTACTGAAGATATCTTGGCAACATTCATGAATCAGACTACCAAGTACATGGAGAAAACTAACAAGTACATGGAGAGCACTAGTCAAAGGTTGGGGAAGGTTGAAAACGACGTGCAAAGCTTGAATGTGCATATGAAGAGCATTGATACTCAGATTAGTCAAATTTCTCAAGTTGTAGGTGTCCAACATCAGCCAGGGCAATTTCCAGCACAGACCATAAACAATCCCAAAGACTGCAAGGCCATACACTTGAGAGGTGGTAAAAGCTATGAAGGACCTTCCATGCCTGTAGAGGAAAAGAAGAGTACTCCAGAGGAAGATGTCAGAGCAGAAGGGAATTCCATGGGAAAGAATAAGGTGGAAATTCAGACCAAGAAAGACGCAGTGCCAGAAAAGCTGCCCCCTCCCTCCATTCCTACGACAGTTAGAGTGCCCTTCCCATTTgcggtgaagaagaagaagttggaTGAGCAATTCTCCAAATTTCTCGGTATTTTTAGGAAGGTGCACATTAATATACATTGGTGGAAGCTCTGCAAGAGATGCCCACGTATGCAAAGTTACTAAAAGATGTGCTCTCCAATTAGAAGAAGTGGGTCGATTATGAGACGGTGAACATATCTGAAAACTGTAGTGCGATAATTCAAAAGAAGCTACCTGCCAAGCTTAAAGATCCTGGGAGTTTCAATATCTCATGCGTCATTGGAAATGACAGACAAATGCACTGTGTGATCTGGGGGCGAGCATAAATTTGATgccattatcatttttcagaAAGATGAAGATCGGCACTCTCAAGCCGACTACAATCACACTGCAGATGGCAGATAGATCAGTCACCTATCCTAAAGGAATTGTTGAGGATGTTCAGGTGAAGGTACATATCTTCATATTTCCCGTCGATTTTGTAGTGTTGGATATGGAGGAAGACATGAATGTGCCGCTTATCCTAGGGCGCCCATTCCTAGCAACGGGAAAAGCATTGATAGATATAGCAAAGGGAGAGCTCACTCTTCGTATGGGCAACAAACGACACATTTTGTCTATCTATAATGCTATGAAGAGTCGTAAAGATGAGGAACTTATTATGAAGATGGAGTGCAAAGTTGTGCATGTTGTGAAGGTCCAAAAGACACAAGCAATTGAGTCCGCATTGGGAGATTTTTCATTGCCGCGGTGGATGTTTGGTTCATGTGGTGAATCACTTTCAAAAGAAGAGACTGCACCAAATTCTAaagtgaaggagaaaaaaacaaaagctgCAAATACACCCACTGAGTACTcatgtactcagccctgcatgtatttgtaaatatgcaggttgaacgtcaaGAGGATGGAGAAATGACCGGAGTCGATGTAATCAAATAATCAAGTGGATCTTCCAACGATTCGTGTTTTCATACACGAAGTCATTTAGTAAGGACTTATTACGTTGTGCTTTTGTGAAGTGAGAATTGTAGAATCTCACCATCAACTCTGATTTAATTGAGTAGATgtttattctattttcaagACCATGTAATTAAATACTTGGCTTCTATGATATCAATCGACTTGGCCTTTGTGCAAATTCTCAAGTTTTAGGCCTTTTCTTTCCCCTCTTCTTTAATCCCTCTCATTAGTCGTGATTTACCCGCTTTCGCAATCCTTAGCAAAATGCGGTcatgtcaaaaaatttatgaacttTGATGTTACATCCAATTTCCCACATCATGAGCATATCTTACAAACCTTCTAACAGCCCTCCAATTAAGTCATTGTAATTGTTggtttatcaaatattaaaacaaaaaaaaaagaaataaattggTGATAAATCATTGTTGTATTACGATTTTGGAAAACAATACAACGataaataaactttaaaattaaatacaaatgtGCATCAATGGTTACGTGCCCCACGTGCCCTTATCACTTCAATCATATCATGTTGGAGTCGAGTATGAGCTTATTCCCAACGCATACTAATAAATGCTTGGAAcctctaaaccctaaaccctaaaccctgaACCTCTGAGACTCGCCATGTGGTATACCCATCTGAACGGGGTCGGTGGCCATACCGTGGCTTGATCCAACAAAATCTTCATTGGCCCAATCAGTGAGTACTAGACCTTCATTATTGACTATCATGTTATACATGAGGATACATGCATAAATGATATTAGTGATGCAACCTTCGTAGAACATTCGTGCCGTACCCTTTACCAATACCCATCGCgcttggagcacaccaaatgtccgctccacatccttttGTGCAGTCTCTTGTCGTTCCGTAAAGTAAGCTCTCTTCGGATCTGTTGGGCATCTGATCATATTCAGAAATACGGGTCATCGCACGTATATCCCATCAGCCAAATAGTAACCCTTATTATGTTGGTTGTTGGCTTCGAAATAGATGGTCGAACCCACACGCTTGCACTGGTCATTGAAGAGGGGCAACGAATGtaggacgttgatgtcgttgttcggcCCAACGAAGTAAGCATGCCAATTTCATGCTAAATCCATAGCTGCTGGTCAGCAACAACttcgaggatcatcgtcggATGCTTGTCTTTGAACCATGTCGTGAACTGACTTTTCCAAGTGGTTGCACAGttcttccattgccaatgcatgcaatctATGTTACCCAACATTTCAGGAAAGCCGTGCACCCTCCCGTGCAAATCAAACAGATATTGGCAGACGAGAAGGGTCGGCTTTCGAAGATATGTGGGGTAGAAATTTTCGATGGCGCCCCGACAAAAATACTTTAGACACTCACAGCCAGTTGTGTCGCCGATGTGAAGATACTCGTCAAATATTTCGGTCAGTCCTCTATTAGTCAACTGCCTAATTGCAGCGGTGCACTTCTGTTGCGACAATAGTCAACTGCCTAAACCCTAAACAATAGTCCGTGCCTGCCGCTGGCATCTAATCACTGCTGGAAGTACCTTACGTGCCAACAACGCCAACACAATGTAAACGGAAAGATCTCGTTGCATTCTAAACGTCGACGGAACACCACCAGTCCCCACCGCGGCTCCTCGACGAAGTAGTCATTAAACAGCTGTTGGGCATCCCCGACGTGGTCGCGATGACTGTCTGTCGATGCTAGATCGGTCGAGGGACCACCGGCTCCAACTCTGCCTGACTGCGTCGTTCCAGTTGTCGGTTTGTCTCATCCCACAAGGCTTGCGAAATGAGCTCACCAATTGAATCCTCTTCACCACCGAAAGCTATTTTTAGGGAGAAGTGGGAAAATTGAGTGTGGAagagtgaattgaaaaaattggtttaaaaaaatgatattggGGTATGTAATTTCTTATATTGATCATGACCTAGATCtattaatgatttttcatttttccccAATTCATCCTCGTTTCTTCCTCATGGAGTGATTTGATATATCTCGATATATATAGAATTCATGAAGTGAGTTTCTTCCTCATGGAGTGAGTTGATATATcctcgttttttttttaccggCTCAAAATTGTTTTCATATATCTCGATATATATAGAATTCATGAACGATTCTgagatttgaattttaaattgtattttcCTAATGACATCATACAGATTGAAGTAGAACTAATCAgtattgatttttcaattaaaataaatttctcaatttcaattataacaaaatatatgagGCCCTCGACAAATATGACTTCTTAACCTTTCAAACTTTTTGCTAATTAAGTTTATGGATATAAACTCTTAATTAGTGAGGCAATTATTGGTGCAGCAAGATTCGAATTACGTCAACAATTAGAGTTGAGCAAAATTAAAACCCATATTTTGGCCAACAAGGAAAACTAACtatttttgcaagaaaatgcaattatgataaactagaaaaaaattgttattgtaAATAATTTCATGAATTGATTCAGATAACAAAGGCTGGTGGAAAACACCAATCCATTTCTCTTTCATATGACCCATTGCAAAAAATTCTGATAGCTCGACCCTGTAACTTGTAATACCCGCGCcagtttataattatttgtgttcAATATAGTAATGTGGAACTAGAGAAGTAACGTCCTCTcctttcatttaaataaatggaaCGCGAGCCTTTATTGAAActaattctttcttttattattttcgtTACAAGaagatagaaataaaaaaaataaggatgAGCGAGCAAATTAGAACAGACTAAAGATACACTTCGGACTAAAGAAGTTCGAATATCCTTCTACATACACAAACTATCAAACTAGCTTTCCAATGAGTTACATGGAGTAAAAGATCGGGATGTGAGCTTTCAAACAAGCCCTTCGGTTTTCTTCCTTTAGGCCCGAACCGCGGCCCGTTCCCGAGAAGCCCGTCAGGCCGAGGATAGCGGGCTGGGCCGGGAGCAATACAGCAGCCAAGTCTTGCTCTACCCGAAAAGAAATTGAGACAATGACAAAAGTTAACAAAACCTCATATAACAAATGTGAAAATCTGCCAAGTAAGAGGAAATTCTAGGAAATGAGACAACAATACCTTGCAAAAGTGAACACAAGTTGTACTAAAAATAGCAAGCATACTCCTGCACCTCCCCACCTCAACCGAGAGCTGCAATGAGAAAACAAAAGTTCTTAAAACTAAGGAGTACAAGGCTGCAAAATCTGTGTactaaacaataaattaaggAGGGACAAACTGAGATAAAACAAGTAGAGTTTACCTCTCAATGCTGCCAAAAATTGGAGGCTTGCCTCTTTTGGAGTGGCAACTTATCCTTGACCGACTCCTTGCCATTCAACTAACCCAAACCGTCGCCCTCCAGCTGCACCAATTCAGTCCAACCCGAGCAGCCACCTGCTCCCCTGCACATCAAACAAATAACCTAATGAAGGTAGTACTTAGGCTTCAAGAAAGAgacaaatgaaatgaattaaaggTGCCATCTGCAGCATGAGAACAAAGAGCTTTGACAGCCCATTTAATTTCCCCTAAGGTACACAAAATCAGCCTATAAAAAGCCCCTCCACCACACTTATGAACTCCCTTCCGCATACTTCAAACTTCCAGCAACATAACAAGATTGAGAGTAGGAGAGCTTGAGTTCTAAGAGCTGAAAATTCAAGCAGCTGGGGTTTCAAGAGGTAATACACCCCCATcctttttcttaatcaatcTTTCATGTCATCATGTAGAAACACTAGAACCAGAAGCAATAAGCTACTGCCTTTACATCAAAAATCAACAGCTTAAGTAGTTTTCACAGCATAGAAACTCACATGTTGTTGCAACTGCCTTCAAATGTTAAAAG harbors:
- the LOC125221046 gene encoding uncharacterized protein LOC125221046, with the translated sequence MDGCMLTRSKGQPLELFDPEIETFNRRRNAQRRLNRKRSISPLKREPRIPVAITIADNGENNAPHPDPVVQQLQLQLADLVKQVKEKNELQATVPVQNMYAYREVENPPIGNDGIDANHFELKPGLLNMAEANAFAGNANEDPNKHLTKFIQISNTVKLNGVRDELIRLRLFSFSLRDDARDWYDSMGSGSVKTWDAMVDLFLEKYFPPSEVLKRQAEIIQFQMKPHETIREAWARFKTLLKRCPKHGLSPGHQVITFYRGCTPDAMRELNWSAGGALLQLGENDAMQVIEIVASTDEGWNNERNKSYRVASATEDDRIDRMSKQLDLLTTQLGIMEMRQPGPELQGGVEGVNYVHQGGNNMNFNNYRHNQGGGNYNNYGNKVHPNLSYGNPHNTLQPPPGFTVSNGLVEQQKKPTTEDILATFMNQTTKYMEKTNKYMESTSQRLGKVENDVQSLNVHMKSIDTQISQISQVVGVQHQPGQFPAQTINNPKDCKAIHLRGGKSYEGPSMPVEEKKSTPEEDVRAEGNSMGKNKVEIQTKKDAVPEKLPPPSIPTTVRVPFPFAVKKKKLDEQFSKFLGIFRKTNALCDLGASINLMPLSFFRKMKIGTLKPTTITLQMADRSVTYPKGIVEDVQVKVHIFIFPVDFVVLDMEEDMNVPLILGRPFLATGKALIDIAKGELTLRMGNKRHILSIYNAMKSRKDEELIMKMECKVVHVVKVQKTQAIESALGDFSLPRWMFGSCGESLSKEETAPNSKVKEKKTKAANTPTEYSCTQPCMYL